From the Desulfosarcina sp. BuS5 genome, one window contains:
- a CDS encoding LITAF-like zinc ribbon domain-containing protein, with product MAFALWRKQIKCPNCQYEGKAQIKGSGCGLWLVFLVLFSISFLFWPLFIVAGIMFLWLLLKPADQICPKCKYVNPIPK from the coding sequence ATGGCGTTTGCACTGTGGCGGAAACAGATTAAGTGCCCAAATTGTCAATACGAAGGAAAGGCTCAAATTAAGGGCTCAGGATGTGGTCTTTGGCTCGTCTTTTTGGTCCTATTCTCTATTTCTTTCTTGTTCTGGCCGCTGTTTATCGTGGCCGGTATCATGTTTCTATGGTTGTTGCTAAAGCCAGCCGATCAGATTTGTCCAAAGTGCAAATACGTAAATCCAATACCAAAATAA